Sequence from the Pan paniscus chromosome 12, NHGRI_mPanPan1-v2.0_pri, whole genome shotgun sequence genome:
GCATGATGATGCAAATGGTTCAATTTGCCTCTCTAGCCAAGTTATAAAAGAAagcaggggccaggcacggtggctcactcctctaatcccaccactttgggaggccgaggcgggtggatcacctgaggtcaggagtttgagaccagcctggccaacatggtgaaaccccatctctacacaaaatataagaaattagccgggtgtggtggtgcgggcctgtaatcctagctacttgggaggttcagccactagaattgcttgaacccaggaggcagcggttgcagtgagccaagattgcaccactgcactccatcctgggcgacagagcaacactccatcccaaaaaaagaaaaaaacaagaaagcaggAAACAGTATCTCAGTGGATTATATCATAGAAGATACTGACCTTCCCTCCCATCACAGCAGAGTTGATCAGAATGTGCTGTTTGAGACCATTCACTGTGACCAGGCTGCACCATCACCACCTCACTCTGCCCTAAGCCTGAGCTATCCTTGCTAGTGTGGGGGAACTGAACATAATTAATCTGAGTCTTGAGAATGCTGTGGGGTGAAAGTTGGCATTAATGAAGAAGGGTATGGGGTGTCAGGAAGAAAGACAATGTAGGAACTTCCCTTCTGCACAGGGTCCTGGAGCTCCTCAGCTCACTAGGCCTGTGTCTCTCACCTGAAGGATCCTGCCCATAGCTCAAGCTCTCATCAGTCAACAGATGTTAAACCAACAAACAGAGAGTCATGGACAAGGTGGTCCCATGGCCTCCAGGGTACGGGCAGTGCTGCCTCTCAAGTCAATTGTAGTCTGGGGCTTGCTCTTCTGGTTCTACAACTTTACAACACCTGGAGAGCAGTGTTCTTCCCTCTGGCTACACCTTATATCTGGAGTGATCTTAAAATACTTGGAATCTGGCTCCCTCCCCCGCCCACCCCtgccagagattctgatttaattagcATGAAGTGAAACCTAAACACTGAGATGATTTAAAAGCTTTCAAGTTATTCTAATATAGTCaggtttggccaggcatggtggctcacacctgtaatcccaacactttggaaggccaaggcaggtggatcacttgaggtcaggagttcaagaccagtctggccaacatgggaaaaccccgtctctactaaaaatacaaaaactagccaggcgtggtggctcacgcctgtcgtcccagctactcgggaggctgaggcaggaaaatcacttgaacctgggaggcagaggttgcagtgagctatcgcactgcactccagcctgagcaacagagcaagactccatctcaaaataataataataataatatagccaggtttgagaaacactgccatAAGGCCACCCCAAAGAAAAATGCTTCCTCTGAAGTCCACAGCCTGGAGGGGCCTAGATGAGCTTAAATTTCTCTGAAGGACTACAGCAGCTGTGAGCCATCTGGAAACAGGGAtcagatttttatttatctttatcccCAGCACTTGATGTGGCACTTGGTATacagtaagtactcagtaaagATTTGGAtggatgggccgggcgcagtggctcaagcctgtaatcccagcactttgggaggccgaggcgggaggatcacaaagtcaggagtttgagaccaccctggccaatatggtgaaaccctgtctctaccgaaatacaaaaattagccaggcatggtggtgggcgcctgtagttccagctactccggaggctgaggcaggagaatcacttgaacccgagaggcggaggttgcagtaagccgagattgtgccaccgcactccacctgggtgagaaagtgagactctgtctcaaaaaaaaaaaaagaaaaaagaaaaaaaagatttggatcaatggatggatggatcgatGCATGGATGAATGCATCAACTCaggtcccccaaccccaccctcaATTTAACTCCAGAGACCAGTGACCAGTGCTCtgctagggggaaaaaaaaaaaaaaaaaaaaaaaacccaacaacccTCATCTAAAATAGGGAAGagctctaattttaaaatttggtttttgACTTTATTATATTATGCCAACTACTACTTACTTACTACTCCAAAATAAATGTGGTACTGTAACTGTCTTTTCAAGTTCTGACTtctagataattttttatttgcaaaatttttaaaaaattaactgaatttTTAACACTCACGTGTGTCCACCTAATTCTAAAACAACCAGTTTAGGCCAGATgaggtggcccacacctgtaatgctagcattttgggaggccaatgtgggaggatcccttgagcccaggaattcaagagcagcctgggcaacatagggagaccccgtctctactaaaaaacaaaaaattagccaggcacgatggtatgcatctgtaatcccaggtactgaggaggctgaagcaggaagatcacttgagcctgggaagtggaggctgcagtgagccatgatcgtgccactgcactccagcctggatgacagagtgagatgccatgtcaaaaacaaaaacaatacaagtTGAGATGGCCAAATGGGTGAATTCAGTCAACAAAAATCAATTTGGGTAAAAATGAAAGCAGTCTTATTTCAAAGAGCAGGGAGCAAACCTAAGGAAGAAGTGGTATCGGCTGAGAATGCAAAGAAGTTCAGGTATATTCATGGATGACAGATCTTTAAAGATTAATTAGGGAATCTCAgctatattagaaatatttttaacatttgaagTTGATGCGTTAATCTCAACCATGGATATCAACGAATTTTCTCTTAGTGCCGCCATCCACAACAAATTCCTAGCCTAGCATGGTATTTcatatgatatttaaaaaatgttcaacagtTAAACTTATCTGGTAGAAATAGGtgcaaaaggaaacaaataaaccAGCTGTTTAGCTAAATGTTCCATCTCCCACCCCAAAGCACAGCCTCAGCTGACAAATTGCCATCTGTCTCTACCTGGTTTCAACCCAAGGAGGAAGGTGAGAATATTTAAGCTATTTCCCATGAAAATAAACTTGGGGTGTTGAATATTTACTTGAATTTTTGTCTGGAAGCCGATCTATCTTCCATACCACTGCCTGGTAGGCACTCTCATATTTTGCTGACCCCACAGTGACTTGAATGACAGGTTCAGATTCAAGTTCATGTAAACTCCCCAGACATGCTCGGCGGTTCATTTTGGCTTTCAGAGACTTCTGCCTCTGGAGGTTCATGGTCCAAAAGGCCTTGATCCACTGCGATGGGACAGGAAAGTGTATCATTATATTGTCACAGGACCTTAAGGAACCAGCATAGGATGACCTCTGCGCCAATGAGGCCATGTTGACAAAAGCCTGAAGTTCCACGTATGCTCCCTGGACCACCACTACAGACTTCAAGGAAAAGGGAAGATTATCCCCATTATACAAAGTCTTGAAACGCATCAGCTCAAACCGGCAGGCATCCAGAGGTACAAACTTAATGATTCTTGATTGCTCAAATTCTTGTACATTCACACACTTATGAAAATGGTAGTCAAGAATATCAATCCCCTTTTTTTCTGAGTCCTTCTCATAATAGGATTCATCTCGCTTCGGCAGCTCAAGGTCATTCAAGGTTAAAAAGCATTCCAGGTTCCCATTCACAAAGCAGAGGCAATAAATTTGAGTTATCACAGCACTTTCAacaaattttccttcttttgtgaCTTTACCCCAAAAGTTGTCCACAATTTCCAAGGAAATTTCTTGCTCCTCGtagttcttttttggttttgaaaCAGCTGGCAACTTCATCAGCTCCTCCTCCACAGTAGTCAGAAAGTCCAGGAAGTCATGGTACGATGTGGACCCCAACTTCAGCATCTGCTCTATGTCTGGTTCATGAACTACTTCTGTCTTAGAatggtatttccttttttctgtgtaAGACACATGTTCAATCTTCACAGTGTGGATTTTTCCTGCTACACTGAAGTTCTCAACCTTGGGTTCAGAAAGCCTACAATATGGATCAAGCTGTATCTCTTTAAATGGTTTTTCTAATCCCTGTTCATAATACATCTGCAAAATTCCTCCAGGcaaaactttcagaaaaattGGTCCCCATTGCCGGGAAGACATCATATTCTTCTTTTCAGGAATTCTCAGCATGAAAGACCATCCGGATTTTGGCTGACTCCTGAAGAGTGTGTGGGGGACAAAGGAAGAGGCATTTTCTTCAGCACATAGACAGTGTATAGACAAACTTCTAAGTGAGTCTTGGTTCTCAGCTGACCGGAGATGTTCAAGCTTCTCACAGATATAGTTGAGTGAACACTTATTTAGGCTTTTTTGGTCAATAGGCATCTCCTTGTTTCTTGATGAGAACATCTTTTTGCTTCCTGGTGGGTCAAGGGTGAAATGGGAATCACTGCCTCCATCTTTCCAAAATGGACTTGAAAAAGCACAGTCCTCTCGAAAATACTGAAACTGGGGGAGATCATCACTTTGGAATCCTAGGCTTTCAGCCTGTTGAGGATTAACTTCATCTGGAAGACCTACTTTGGGAGTTGGATGTGTACATGAGTGGTCACTGGGTAACAAGGCATGGGATAAACATGTTGGTCTGGTAGGCAGTAAGGAAGATTCTCCTCCTGATATTGCGAGTGGGCTGTCTGAAGATGATTCTGGAATAGGATAAAGCACATGAGTCCCTGCTTTGGGGATGCCAGGAAAACCTGGGAAGTCTTTGGTAGGTGTAGAAAGAGGAGAGTTACTTGGAGGTCCTGGACTGAAATAAAAGTCTACAacgggggaggagagaggagtgcTGCTGGTGGAGGAAGATCCACTGGGAAATTCCCTGAGGCCAGGAAGGTTCAGCTTCAGTCCATTTGGTCTACAGACACCTTGATTCTCCAGAGGAAAATTCTTTGACTTTTGAGAAGATTGAACAGCAGGATCATCATCAAAGGTGACCCAGTTGCCTGGATTTGTGGAGCACATCTTTGGGATAAGATTGTGGTCTTGTCAAGAAATCAAATAGgttgtctctgttaaaaaaataaaataaagagaaaataggtATATAAAATGAAGGGGAGAATCGTTACTAAATGTCTTTAGTTCtgataaatgcttaaaaattataattctgtTGGTGGctaagtggattaaaaaaaaaacatgatccaactgtatgctgtctaTAAGGTACTCACTTTAGATTTAAAGACACACATAtgctgaaagtgaaaggatgaaaaaagatattccatgcaaatgttATCCAAGAGAGAGCAGGAGTAGCCATGCttaagcaaaataaactttaagtcaaaaactatcataggagacaaagaaggacataaTATAATGACAAAAGAGTCAATTCACTAGgaagacataacaattataaatatatattaacccagctgggaatggtggctcacaactgtaatcccagcactttgggaggccgaggcaagagggtcacctgaggtcagcagttcgagagcagtctggccaacatagcaaaaccctgtctctacaaaaaaatacaaaaattagccaagcatggtggtgggcacctgtaatcccagctactcgagaagctgagtcaggagaatctcttgaacctgggaggcagaggttgcagtgagctgagatagtgccattgcactccagcctgggtgatggagtgaaactccatctcaaaatacatatatatttatatatccaacatcagagcacccaaatatatgaagcaaacattaacagaactgaagagagaaatagataGCCACCCACTAAtaattggagatttcaacaccatACTTTCAACAATACACAGAACATCCAGACAGAAGACCACTAAAGAAACAATAGATTTGAACACTATAAACTCAACTAAACTgccagatatatacagaacattccacctaACAGCAGCAGAACacatattcttctcaagcacacacaGAACATTCACCAAAGCAGATCACGTTAGgttacaaaacaaatcttaacaaatgTGAGAAGATTGAAATCACACAAACATTTTttctaaccacaatggaataaaactagaaattaataatagaaggaaaactaaaaaattcacaaatatttgaaaattaacatACTCTTGAACAaccaatggatcaaagaagaaatataaaaggaaattagaaaatatcttgagacaaatgaaaatgaaaacacagcacaCCAAAACAGTACTCACAGGGAACTTTATAGCCAcaaatgcgccactgcactccagcctgggcaacacagtgagactccgtctcaaaaaaaaaaaggaagaaagagggctgggtgcagtggctcacatctataatcccagcactttgggaggctgaggagagcggatcacctgaggtcaggagttcgagaccagcctggccaacatggagaaaccccatctctactaaaaatacaaaatattagctgggcatggtggcacacacttgtaatcccagctattcaggaggctgaggcaggaaaatcgcttgagcccgggaggcagaggttgcagtgagcagagactgtgtcattactctccagcctgggcaaggagaacgaaactttgtctcaaacaaaaaaaaaaagtggtgttgAAAAAActtgatatccacatgcaaaagagtgaaactaaACTGTAATCTTATACCAGAGAtgtctaatcttttggcttccctcaGCCACATTGGAGGAAgaattaaggccaggcacagtggctcacgcctataatcccagcactttgggaggccaaggtgggtagatcacttgaggtcaggagttagagatcagcctggccaacatggcaaaacccagcctctactaaaaatacaaaagttaaccaagcatggtggtgggtacctgcccaaaaattagccaggcatggtggtgggcaggagaattgcttgaacctgagaggaggaggttgcagtgagctgagatcgcaccattgcactccagcctgggcgacagagagaaactctatatcaaaaaaaaaaaaaaaaaaaaaaaaaggaaggaggagaaggaggagaaggaggagaaagaggaggcggagaaggaggagaaggagaaaaaggagaattagaattgtgttgggccacacacaaaatacactaacactacaGATAGCTgatgagttaaaaaaagaaaaaaaaggatctcatgttttaagaaagtttacaaatttgtgttaggcagcattcaaagccgtcctggacTACATGTAGCCTGTGGGCTGCACGTTGGACAAGCTTGTCTTATATCATACACAACCATCAACTCAACATGGAtggaagaggctgggtgcagtggctcacacctgtaatcccaacaactttgggaggccaaggtgggtggatcacctgaggtcagaagtccaaggccagcgtggccaacatggtgaaaccccgtctctactaaaaatacaaaaaaattagccaggcctggtggcacacacctgtattccaagctactctggaggctaaggcaggggaattgcctgggaggcagaggttgcagtaagccaaggttgtgtcactgcacatcagcctgggcgacagagcaaaactccgtctcaaaaaaaaatagataaaagatttaaacataagacttgaaactataaaactctgggggtttttttgtttttttgttcttttttttggccgggcgcagtggctcatgcctgtaatcccagcactttgggaggccgaggtggacagatcacctgaggtcaggagttggagatcagcctgggcaacatggtgaaatcgcatctctactaaaaatataaaaaatagccgggagtggtggtggacgcctgtaatcccagctactcaggaggctgaggcaggagaatcgcttgaacccaggaggtggaggtagcagtgagtcaagattgtgccattgcactccagcctgggcaacaagagtgaatctccacccctacaaaaaacaaacaaacaaaaaaacctgggtttttttcttttttttttatgagacggagtctcgctctgtcgctcaggctgaaatgcagtggcccgatctcaactcactgcaacatccgcctccctggttcaatcaattctcctgcctcagcctcctgagtagctgggattacaggcacgcaccaccacgcccggctaattttagtatttttagtagagatggggtttccccacgttggtcaggctggtctcaaactcccgacgtcgtgatctgcccacctcggcctcccaaaatgctgggattacagggatgagccaccgcgcccggtgaaaactataaaactcttagaaaaaaatgcagaggAAAATCTTCAtaacattggtcttggcaatgatttcttggatatgacagcaaagcacaggcaacaaaagcaaaaacagaaaagtgaGACACCATTAAACctaaaagtttctgcacagcaaaggaaacaatcaacagagtaaaaaggtaacataaagaataggagaaaatatttgcaaacggtatttctgtctttctttttttctttttttttttttttttgagacggaatctcgctcagtcacccaggctggagtgcagtggcgcgatcttggctcactgcaagctccatctcccaggttcacgccattctcctgcctcagcctcccaagtagctgggactacaggcgcccgccaccgcgcccggctaattttttgtatttttagtagagacagggtttcaccgtgttagccaggatggtctcaatctcctgaacttgtgcTCCACCGGTCTCtgcctccaaaatgctgggattacaggcgtgagccaccgcgcccagcctgcaaaCTGTATTTCttataaggaattaatatccaaaacatataaggaactcaataaactcaacagcaagaaaataaataatgcaatttAGTAATTGGCAAAGTACTTGAATAAACAtgtctccaaaaaagacatacaaatagccagaaaatatatgaaaagatgctcaacatcactaatcatcaggacaatgcaaatcaaaactacaacgaGGTATCTATCACCTCATGCCTTCTAGAATggccattattttcttttaaaaaaaaaaaaaaaaggataatatggccaggcacagtggctcacacctataatcccagcactttggaaagccgaggcgggaggatcacttgaggtcaggagttcaagaccagtctggccaacatggtgaaaactcatctctactaaaaatacaaaaattagctgggtgtggtggtgggtgcctgaaatcccagccactcaggaggctgaggcatgagaatcacttgaacccgagaggcagaggttgcagtgagcagagatcccactgcactccaggctgggcaacacagtgagactctgtctcaaaaaaaaaaaaaaaaaaaaaaaaagaaaggaaaacaacaaatctTGGCAAGGATGTAAGAAAtcggaacccttgtgcattgttgCTGGCAATGTAAAGTGGTGCAGCCATTATAGGGAACAATATGGAAggccctcaaaaaattaaaaatagggccaggtgcggtggctcacacctctaatcccggccctttgggaggccaagacaggtggatcacctaagaccaggagttcaagaccagcctagccaacatggtgaaaccctgtctctactaaaaatgcaaaattagccaggcgtggtggcgcgcacctgtaatctcagctacttgggaggctgaggcaggagaattgcttgaacccaggaggcagatgttgcagtgaatgggtatcacgccattgcactccagcctgggcaacaagagcaaaactgcacctcaaaaaaaaaaaaaaaaactaaaaatagaactaccatatgatccagcaatccacttatgggtatttatccaaaagaatttatttatttatttatttatttatttatttatttatttatttatttttgagacggagttttgctcttgttgcccaggctggagtgcagtggcgcaatctcggctcaccgcaacctctgcctcccgggttcaagtgattctcctgcctcagccttctgagtagctgggattacaggcatgcaccaccatgcccggctaattttgtatttttagtagagatggggtttctccatgttggtcaggctggtttcgaactcccgacctcaggtgatccacccgcctcggcctcccaaagtgctgggattacaggcgtgagccacagaacCCAGCCTatccaaaagaatttaaaacaaggtcttgaaaaaatatttgcactcTCATATTCACTGCAtcattatttacaatagtcaacagatggaaacaacctaaatgttaattgatggatggatgcataaagaaaatgcagtatattcatacaatagaatattattcagtattaaaaggaagaaaattctgacgcAAGTTGCAACATAGATTAACCTTCAgcacattatgctaagtgcaGTAAGCCcatcacagaaggacaaatccTACATGACTCCTCTTATACGAAGTATGTAAAGTAGTCTAACTCATACCGCAGAAAGTAAAATGGCATTTGCCAGGAACTGGGAGTAGGTAAAAATGGGAAGTTGCTGTTCAGTGGATATAGTTTCAGTTATGTAAGATGAAAAGGTTCTAGAGATTTGCTGTACAACAATGTGCATATCGTTCATAACACCATTTTTAACAgttgaaaacttttaaaagagtAGATTTCCTGTTGTGTAGTTTCATTTACcacaaatgaataaaactgaaataCATTTGAATCAactcaataaatctttatttgAGTGATCACTATGTACCCAGACCTTGTTAGTATTGTGAAAAACACAGGAGGAGAAGATTAAAAATCCAATTTATAATGAACTTATAACCCATTGACAGTCCAAAAATATGTGAGGTTTACACTTTAGAAGCATTTTCAAATTCACAATCTCGTTTATCAAAAAGACCCTGTGAAGtgtattattattcctgtttcaTAGCTGAGATGACTTGGCTTTAGGTTCATTGCCTAAAGTCGCCCAGCCAGTAAGAGGTAGagccagaattttttaaataacagctttactgagatataattcttATACCatgaattcacccttttaaaaaaGTGTcagttcagtggcttttagtatgtTTAGTATGTTAACACAATTGTGAAACTATCACAACTATCAAATTCCAcaacattctttcttttctttttttttttttttttcgagatggagttgcactctgtcgctcaggttgcagtgcagtggcacgatctcgactcactgcaacctctgcctccagggttcaatcgattctcctgcctcagcctcccaagtagctgggattacaggtgcacgccaccacacccggctaatttttgtacttttagtagaaacagggtttcaccatgttggccaggctggtctcaaactcctgatctcaagtgatccacctgcctcggcctcccaaagtgctgggattacaggtgtgagccactgcacctggccaaattccACAACATTCTTATCATCCCAATAATAAACCCTGTATGCTTATTAGTAGTCACTCCACATACTCCCCTCCCCACAGGCCCTGGAAACCACTAAACTACTTTCTGTCcctgtgaatttgcctattcaggacattttatgtaaactgAATCATACAACATAtggcttttgtgtctggcttctttcacctagcataatgtttCCAAGGTCATCCATGTGGTAGCACATATCactgcttccttccttttcaaggctgaagAGTAGTCCACTGCATGGAAATatcacactttgtttatccatttatcagttgatagacatttggtttgtttccactttttagttattttgaaaaatgctgctctgaatatttgtgtataaGTTTCGTGTGATCCTTtttcttgagtatatacctaggtgTGGAAAAACCAGGATTTGAATACAGGTCACTTCAGCCCAACCTGATACAACAAATTACTGAAATTATTCTAATGACACCAGAGGCAGTGAAGTGTAAGGACCACAACACTGATGTGGGGCTTGGGTAACCCAAATTCTGGGCACCGCTCtgtcactcactagctgtgtgcaCAGCCTCTCCAGACATTCAGGGATTACACTAGAATGAGCTCTGTGGTCCTTTCCAACTCCAAAGTGATGCTATGGCGGCTGACATCCAGTGGAAAATCTTGTCAAAAGCAGAAATTGTATTACCACTAAATACATGGGCTTTAGTGctgggatatttatttatttatctttcagaAGTGGGATCCTGCTGtttccaaggctggtctcaaattcctgggctgaagtgatcctcctgcctcagcctcccaagtagctgggataggGCAAACGGCCCAAACTGACAGAAAATGAAAGTCCCTGAGATCTACTGATGTAAAAATGCAAACCCTGCTGGAATCATGCCCGTGGGAAAGGCCTATTTTTCTCCCTCCAGCCCACTGTCTTGCCTCCCCTTGTGGATAATGAAGCTTCAACCAATGCAATCATTCAACCTTGGAAACCAGCCAAGACAAAAAGTGACAGGGCCTGGGGCTCCGCTAGGGACAGAGCACTCACTGTTGTCATTTGCTGCATCCACACATTCCTGAGGGCACAAAAACACACAGCGGAGGGCAGCCCAGGCTGCTGGCTCCCTGGAGGCCATTTCACTGTCACTGCCCTTAGGCTGAAGTTGCTGTGAAGCACCTTCCCTCAGAGCAGGGAGAGCAGGGTTTTGATGGGACCCACCAGGAGGCTCACA
This genomic interval carries:
- the STON1 gene encoding stonin-1, producing the protein MCSTNPGNWVTFDDDPAVQSSQKSKNFPLENQGVCRPNGLKLNLPGLREFPSGSSSTSSTPLSSPVVDFYFSPGPPSNSPLSTPTKDFPGFPGIPKAGTHVLYPIPESSSDSPLAISGGESSLLPTRPTCLSHALLPSDHSCTHPTPKVGLPDEVNPQQAESLGFQSDDLPQFQYFREDCAFSSPFWKDGGSDSHFTLDPPGSKKMFSSRNKEMPIDQKSLNKCSLNYICEKLEHLRSAENQDSLRSLSIHCLCAEENASSFVPHTLFRSQPKSGWSFMLRIPEKKNMMSSRQWGPIFLKVLPGGILQMYYEQGLEKPFKEIQLDPYCRLSEPKVENFSVAGKIHTVKIEHVSYTEKRKYHSKTEVVHEPDIEQMLKLGSTSYHDFLDFLTTVEEELMKLPAVSKPKKNYEEQEISLEIVDNFWGKVTKEGKFVESAVITQIYCLCFVNGNLECFLTLNDLELPKRDESYYEKDSEKKGIDILDYHFHKCVNVQEFEQSRIIKFVPLDACRFELMRFKTLYNGDNLPFSLKSVVVVQGAYVELQAFVNMASLAQRSSYAGSLRSCDNIMIHFPVPSQWIKAFWTMNLQRQKSLKAKMNRRACLGSLHELESEPVIQVTVGSAKYESAYQAVVWKIDRLPDKNSSLDHPHCLSYKLELGSDQEIPSDWYPFATVQFSVPDTCASRTEVRSLGVESDVQPQKHVQQRACYNIQVEIEKKWIKIDGEDPDKIGDCITQ